The Punica granatum isolate Tunisia-2019 chromosome 4, ASM765513v2, whole genome shotgun sequence genome has a window encoding:
- the LOC116203174 gene encoding probable LRR receptor-like serine/threonine-protein kinase At3g47570, with the protein MKQNKSSACAILVGIFHFQIIFILCHNSTKLLAFDSEMDRESLLALKSSVHDPRNAISGWNRSVSHCTWAGVSCSGSGSRVRSLNLPSLGLSGTIPSSLSNLTSLENLNLFNNSFYGEIPLNLGNLSSLRTIILAGNSVNGTIPGSLSLCLNLEQISFEDNQLSGSLPPELGNLRSLKILSISLNNLTGEIPRTYGNLSALTTIGLARNQISGEMWDELRGLHNLVIVLLSENQLTGELPLWLFNISSLEYISLTENYLVGKLPGESESCNITKLRELYMAENRIGGKIPSYLFNSSRIQFLDLSSNQFEGSIPIPHNMKDLINLHLGYNNLSSTTEINAQLFNSLRNSTKIEILFLNSNFLSGKLPRSIRNLSLHLRELCLDNNFLVGRFPDGLERYKNLTALSIFKNSFSGNFPISVGKALKFRRVQAHQNIFSGEIPDIFGNLSQLHMLTLGTNQFSGRIPTSISGCKQMNTLGLASNKLSGSIPREIFSLSILRTLRLGSNKLTTPIPFEVGRLRQLETLDMSGNYLSGSIPSSIGECLNLHSLDLARNNLSSQIPGTVGHLLGLESLDLSHNNLSGTIPADLEKLRTLKTLNLSFNRLEGPVPRNGAFAHITWGSLRGNGNLCGSDQEVSRTLGISMCVVTRKLAKKHQLLAILIPVTISALLLLCAILGLIWMRIKRSGRREGYPPPLVKSSLMRISYEEIRKATDNFAPENFIGKGGFGSVYRGTFAGEVSADISATARTYDPELPGSGACTVTSAVKVIDSNQSKASKSFSAECEALKYVRHRNLVKIVTSCSSVDHTGAEFKALVMEFMCNGNLEKWLYPDEDVCDAMKLGLMQRVNIAIDVASAMDYLHSDCKPPIVHCDLKPGNVLLDDHLTARVGDFGLARILMSRDQQELIESSTVGLKGSIGYIAPEYGMGGRASTNGDVYSFGILLLELFIARKPTDVMFQEGLNLNKFASAVDENNCQVLDVVDPRLFSNYGMCSTETGNSSSFFSGQENNDSISVSSSNADQVNDASSSWSKRCGECVAELIRLGLSCARQSPRDRPAMREVLTRLHKLKGLLLGSIDPSCSDNVRSSASV; encoded by the exons AATGGACAGAGAGTCACTCCTGGCACTGAAGTCCTCAGTTCACGATCCACGGAATGCTATATCAGGTTGGAACCGAAGCGTCTCTCACTGCACTTGGGCCGGTGTCTCTTGCTCAGGCTCCGGGTCGAGAGTGAGAtctctcaacctcccaagcCTTGGGCTTTCTGGCACCATACCGTCCTCTCTCTCCAACCTCACCTCCTTGGAGAATTTAAACCTCTTTAACAACTCGTTCTATGGTGAAATCCCATTAAACTTGGGAAACCTTTCATCGCTGCGGACCATCATCCTCGCAGGAAACTCCGTCAACGGCACAATCCCCGGCAGCCTCTCGTTGTGTCTTAACCTTGAGCAGATCAGCTTCGAAGATAACCAGCTCTCGGGCAGCCTCCCCCCTGAGCTAGGCAACCTTCGCAGTCTGAAGATTCTCAGCATTTCGTTGAATAATCTCACTGGGGAAATTCCAAGAACATACGGTAACCTCTCTGCACTTACTACTATAGGCCTTGCAAGAAACCAAATATCGGGGGAAATGTGGGATGAGCTGAGGGGTCTCCATAACCTCGTCATAGTTCTGCTCTCGGAGAACCAATTGACAGGTGAATTGCCCTTGTGGCTTTTCAACATTTCCTCACTGGAATACATATCCTTAACGGAAAACTACCTCGTAGGGAAGCTTCCTGGTGAGTCAGAGAGTTGTAATATCACCAAATTGAGAGAACTATATATGGCCGAGAATAGGATCGGTGGAAAAATTCCAAGCTATCTCTTTAACAGCTCAAGGATTCAATTCCTAGACCTGTCCTCTAACCAATTCGAAGGGAGCATCCCAATCCCTCACAATATGAAGGACCTTATCAACCTTCATCTCGGGTACAATAACCTGTCTTCAACAACAGAAATCAATGCTCAGCTGTTTAATTCTCTTAGAAATTCGACCAAGATAGAGATTCTGTTCCTGAACTCCAACTTTCTGTCAGGTAAGCTCCCGAGATCCATCAGGAACCTTTCTCTCCATCTCCGAGAGCTTTGCCTCGACAATAATTTCCTCGTAGGTAGATTTCCTGACGGACTTGAGAGATACAAGAATCTAACTGCTCTATCGATTTTTAAGAACTCATTCTCAGGCAACTTTCCTATCTCGGTAGGAAAAGCCCTGAAGTTTCGAAGAGTCCAAGCGCATCAGAACATATTTTCAGGAGAAATCCCAGACATTTTCGGGAACCTCTCTCAACTGCACATGCTCACCCTGGGAACAAACCAGTTCTCGGGCAGGATCCCAACGAGCATTTCAGGTTGTAAGCAGATGAACACTCTAGGCCTCGCCTCGAACAAGCTTAGTGGCAGCATTCCAAGGGAAATCTTCAGCCTTTCCATCTTGAGAACCCTGAGATTGGGAAGTAACAAACTCACCACTCCAATCCCCTTCGAAGTTGGCCGTTTGAGACAGCTAGAGACCCTGGACATGAGTGGCAACTATCTGTCCGGAAGTATTCCTAGTTCTATAGGTGAGTGCTTGAATTTACATAGTCTTGACCTTGCGAGGAACAACTTGAGCAGTCAGATACCAGGCACGGTCGGTCACTTACTAGGACTAGAGAGCTTGGATCTGTCACATAACAACCTTTCTGGCACAATTCCGGCAGATTTGGAGAAACTTAGGACATTGAAGACATTGAACTTGTCTTTTAATAGACTAGAAGGGCCGGTACCTCGGAATGGTGCATTTGCCCACATAACCTGGGGATCTCTCCGGGGAAATGGCAATCTTTGTGGAAGTGACCAGGAAGTTTCACGAACTCTAGGGATTTCCATGTGTGTAGTTACAAGGAAGTTGGCTAAGAAGCATCAATTGCTTGCGATCTTGATTCCAGTTACGATTTCGGCCCTGTTGTTACTGTGTGCTATCCTTGGGCTGATTTGGATGCGCATCAAAAGGAGTGGCAGAAGAGAGGGATATCCACCTCCCTTAGTCAAGAGCTCGCTGATGAGGATCTCATATGAGGAAATCCGTAAAGCCACTGATAATTTTGCCCCAGAAAACTTCATAGGCAAGGGTGGGTTTGGATCCGTTTATAGAGGTACTTTTGCTGGTGAGGTCTCTGCAGATATATCCGCAACAGCAAGGACCTACGACCCGGAATTGCCAGGAAGTGGGGCATGCACCGTCACGTCTGCGGTCAAGGTTATTGATTCGAACCAGAGCAAGGCCTCGAAGAGCTTCAGTGCTGAGTGTGAGGCCCTCAAATATGTGAGGCACAGGAACCTAGTAAAGATTGTAACTTCGTGCTCCAGTGTGGACCACACGGGAGCCGAATTCAAGGCCCTAGTGATGGAGTTCATGTGCAATGGGAACTTGGAAAAATGGCTTTATCCAGATGAGGATGTATGTGATGCGATGAAATTGGGACTGATGCAAAGGGTTAACATCGCCATAGATGTAGCCTCTGCAATGGATTATCTCCACAGTGACTGCAAACCACCGATTGTTCACTGTGATCTGAAGCCTGGGAATGTTCTGTTGGATGATCATTTGACTGCCCGGGTAGGGGATTTCGGGCTTGCCAGGATTCTAATGAGTCGGGATCAGCAGGAATTGATTGAGAGCAGCACTGTCGGGCTGAAGGGCTCTATTGGATATATTGCACCGG AATATGGAATGGGAGGGAGAGCTTCGACAAATGGAGATGTTTACAGTTTCGGGATCCTCCTCCTCGAGCTCTTCATTGCCAGAAAGCCCACGGACGTGATGTTCCAGGAAGGCCTGAACCTGAACAAGTTCGCATCCGCGGTAGATGAGAATAACTGCCAAGTTCTCGATGTCGTCGACCCAAGGCTATTTTCGAACTATGGTATGTGCTCAACAGAGACCGGCAACAGTTCTAGTTTCTTCAGCGGCCAAGAGAACAATGACAGTATCAGTGTCAGTAGTAGCAATGCGGATCAAGTCAACGATGCTTCGAGTAGCTGGTCGAAGCGATGCGGGGAGTGTGTGGCCGAGCTGATAAGGTTAGGTCTGTCCTGTGCGAGACAATCACCCAGGGATCGCCCAGCCATGAGAGAGGTCTTGACTAGGTTACACAAGTTGAAGGGGCTACTTTTGGGGTCGATTGACCCTTCTTGTAGCGACAATGTACGCAGTTCTGCTTCGGTTTGA
- the LOC116203122 gene encoding dof zinc finger protein DOF3.5, protein MDPFSVPLQSIGNQMLSCQFAGIDRRWKLGGSGNEESPSCPRCASPNTKFCYYNNYSLTQPRYFCKSCRRYWTKGGSLRNVPVGGGCRKSRRSRAARAARANPFPAAHPNSNNRSAASTSSDDVDHDEQDRVHDIDMAAVFAKFLNQDSSPNSEIDQLNCADQESPSDEVDPSFALPINVIDPLMFLSQDTAGQGKQQIQGDGEVQEFMAGNDLDLLGLTPSMLAEGDLDGSMLAAGGGLWIDPESLSFPNSTWQHETLSSSSADHDWKIGSSSTNLMMMTGDNWNSTFDFPGFEVL, encoded by the coding sequence ATGGATCCTTTTAGCGTACCACTGCAATCCATTGGGAACCAGATGCTGAGCTGCCAGTTTGCGGGCATCGACCGGAGGTGGAAGCTTGGGGGCAGTGGTAACGAGGAGTCGCCGAGCTGTCCCCGTTGCGCATCCCCCAACACGAAGTTCTGCTACTACAATAACTACAGCCTGACCCAGCCCCGGTACTTCTGCAAGTCATGCCGACGGTACTGGACCAAAGGCGGCTCCCTAAGGAACGTTCCTGTTGGGGGTGGGTGTCGAAAGAGCCGCCGGAGCAGGGCAGCCAGGGCAGCGAGGGCCAACCCCTTCCCAGCTGCCCATCCGAATAGCAACAACCGTTCTGCTGCTAGCACTAGTAGTGATGATGTTGATCATGACGAGCAGGATCGGGTCCATGATATCGATATGGCGGCGGTCTTCGCCAAGTTCTTGAATCAGGACTCCAGCCCCAACTCGGAGATTGATCAGTTGAACTGTGCCGACCAAGAATCCCCGAGTGACGAGGTCGACCCCTCATTTGCTCTGCCGATCAATGTCATCGATCCACTGATGTTTCTGTCTCAGGACACTGCCGGCCAAGGGAAACAACAGATCCAAGGAGACGGAGAAGTGCAAGAATTCATGGCCGGAAATGACCTTGACCTTCTCGGGTTAACACCAAGCATGCTAGCCGAAGGTGATCTTGACGGGTCCATGCTAGCAGCCGGAGGTGGTTTATGGATCGATCCCGAGTCGTTGTCCTTCCCGAATTCGACATGGCAGCACGAGACAttgtcatcatcatcagcTGATCACGATTGGAAGATCGGCTCTTCAAGTACCAatctgatgatgatgacggGGGATAACTGGAACTCGACGTTTGACTTTCCAGGTTTTGAGGTTCTCTAG